Sequence from the Streptomyces kaniharaensis genome:
GCCTTCTCCACCGACTCCTTCGTCGTTCGCCCCCTCTTCTTCCCCGGCGGCAGCATCGGCGACCTCGCCGTCAACGGGACCGTCAACGACCTCGCCATGAGCGGCGCCCGGGCCGCCTACCTGTCCTGCGGCTTCATCCTGGAAGAAGGCGTGGAGATGGCCGTGGTGGACCGGGTGGCCCGAGCACTCGGCGCCGCCGCCCGCAGGGCCGGGGTCGAGGTGGCCACCGGCGACACCAAGGTGGTCGAGGCCGGTCACGGCGACGGCGTGTACCTCAACACCGCCGGCATCGGGCTCGTCCCGGCCGGGGTCGACATCAGGCCGCAGCGCGCCGTTCCCGGGGACGTGGTGATCGTCAGCGGGGCGATCGGCCTGCACGGGGTGGCGATCATGAGCGTCCGCGAGGGCCTGGAGTTCGGGGTGGAGATCGAGAGCGACTGCGCGGCGCTCGGCGGCCTCGTCGACGCGATGCTGGCCGTCACCCCCGACCTGCACGTCCTGCGCGACCCCACCCGGGGCGGGCTGGCGGCGGCGCTCAACGAGATCGCGGCGGGGGCAGGCGTGGGCGTGGTGCTGAGCGAACGCGCAGTCCCCGTCCCGCCGCAGGTGGCCAACGCCTGCGCCGTCCTCGGCCTCGACCCGATGTACGTCGCCAACGAGGGCAAGCTGGTCGCCTTCGTCCCGCGCCGGGAGGCGGACGCGGTACTCGCCGCCATGCGGTCCCACCCACTCGGCACCGAAGCGGCCGTGATCGGCGAGTGCGTCGCGGACCACCCCGGCATGGTCGTCGCCCGCACGGCGTTCGGCGGCACCCGCGTCGTCGAC
This genomic interval carries:
- the hypE gene encoding hydrogenase expression/formation protein HypE — protein: MADTETLSGTAVEPPAAPDFSGWSCPLPLRDHPRVVMGHGGGGAMSAELVENVFAPAFGGRTLATLGDSAVVELGGARLAFSTDSFVVRPLFFPGGSIGDLAVNGTVNDLAMSGARAAYLSCGFILEEGVEMAVVDRVARALGAAARRAGVEVATGDTKVVEAGHGDGVYLNTAGIGLVPAGVDIRPQRAVPGDVVIVSGAIGLHGVAIMSVREGLEFGVEIESDCAALGGLVDAMLAVTPDLHVLRDPTRGGLAAALNEIAAGAGVGVVLSERAVPVPPQVANACAVLGLDPMYVANEGKLVAFVPRREADAVLAAMRSHPLGTEAAVIGECVADHPGMVVARTAFGGTRVVDLPMGEQLPRIC